TTCAAATTCAATGAAGCGATTTTGTATATACTGATTGAGATTTTCGATCAATTGTACGTTAGAGCTGACGTTCCTCTCGCCCGACTGTATCATCAACTCCGCATCTTGAGCACCGCTGGAAACTGTGGACACCAGATCCTCGATCACCCCGTCGATGAGTTGCAGTCGTTCGACAATCCCGAACGCCGAACGCTCCGTCTCCACCGTAATCGCGTGCAACTGGTCATTGAGCAGTTGGGTCAGCGTAGGCAGATGACTCAGATCGCTGGCCACGTTATTGATAATCGCCTCAAAACTGGCAACTTTTTTCTGCAAATCAAGCTGAGTCGAGCGCATCCCCAGCAGCCGGTCTTGAAAAATCGCCAGCGAAACCATGTTACTGACAAGAAAGCTGCCCAAAACGATGATCAGCGTTCCGGCCTAGTCCGCCACTCTATCGGTCATACCAGTTGCCGCATGCAGCCAATCATGAAAGGGCGTATGCAACAAATAGACCGCCGCCGCACAGGCCCCCGCCGTCAGCAGTGCAACCACAACCTGTCGCAACTTAATTTGGCGCGAGTTTAATAACATATCGGGATTATTTAACGACGAGTTTGATAGTGCCTATTAATTGCTCCGCATTCACCGGCTTAACCAACCAGCCGGATGCCCCCGCAGCTTTGGCTTCGTCGCGCTTCGATTGTTGCGACTCTGTAGTCAGGAACAGAATTGGCATAAAACGGTGATTAGGCAATTTCCGCACTTCACGGATAAACTCGATACCATTCATGCCGGGCATATTCAAATCGGTGATCAGCAGGTCCGGCTTGAGTCCGCCTTTAAGCTTAGCGAGCCCTTCTTCTGCGCTAGCCGCCTTTTCGGTCGCATAGCCAGCTTTGGACAGAATTGCGCTCATACTCAACAAAATAGTGACGGAGTCGTCGACGAGAAAAATGGTTTTCATGATAGTGCTTATTCCTTTTAAAAAATTACCGCATAGTAAGCGCAGTATATCGGGACGCGCTCAAAATCCAAAGCCAAAAATTATTTTCCAGCGACAGTCGCCGCCCCCCTGCAAACGGACAGCGCAGTTGCTATTACCTCGCGCCATTTACAGAACCGACAATCCACTCACACCGCCGCAGGCGAAATAGCGATGCGGCCGATAATTTTTTGAACTACGCAAAACCTGATCGTCAGACGTTAAAAAGCCCGGCAATCCCGGGCTTTTTAACGTCTGACGATCAGAAAAGCTAGCAGATCATCCCGGCGGCAACCGTATTGTTAGTTGCCTCATCGATGACGATAAAGCTGCCACTCGCACGGTTACGCTTATAGTGGTCCGTCACCAGCGGCAGTTGCACCTTCAGTTTTACATGCGCAATATCGTTCATGTTCACCACAGGATTCGCGTGCTGCTCGAGCGTATTCACATCCACACGGTAATCGATGCTGGAAAACAGGCATTTAGCGGTGCGCGTTGTGTGCTTGACCAGATATTTGCGGTTCTTGTCCAAAGGCGTCTCCGACAACCAGCACAGCATTGCGTCGAACTCTTTGGTCACCGCCGGCAGATAATCCGCCTTGACGAACATATCGCCACGCGAAATATCGATCTCGTCTGCCAATGTGATGCAGATTGATTGCGGCGCACACGCGGTTTCAAGATTGCCGTCCAGCGTGACGATTTCCTTGACGCGACTGGTGCGGCCTGCCGGCAGCACGGTGATTTCATCGCCCACCGACACAGATCCTGCCTCAATACGCCCCATAAAGCCGCGAAAATCGTGATACTCCTCGGTTTGTGGACGGCATACCCATTGCACCGGATAGCGAAAATCGGTCGTATTCACGTCATGGTCGATCTCGACATTTTCCAGCAATTCCATCAGGGTCGGCCCCTGATACCAGGCCAGATTTTCACCTCGATCGACCAGCATATCGCCCACCAGCGCCGACAGCGGCACACAGGTTACGTTGTGCAGCCCCAGTTGTGCCGCAAAAGCCAAATATTCGGTGCAAATTTCGTTGAAACGCGCCTCCGAATACTCAACCATGTCCATCTTGTTGACTGCCAGCACGATGTGCGGGATGCCGACGAGTGATGCCAGATAAGTGTGACGTCGCGTCTGCACCAGCACGCCGCGGCGCGCATCGATCAAAATCACCACCAGATTCGCAGTGGACGCCGCCGTCACCATATTGCGGGTGTATTGTTCGTGTCCTGGCGTATCGCCGATGATGAACTTGCGTTTTGGTGTCGCGAAATAACGGTAGGCCACATCGATGGTGATGCCCTGCTCGCGCTCGGCCTGCAGCCCGTCGGTCAGCAAAGACAGATCGACCGCTGCCATACCGCGTTTCTCGGAAGTTTTCGAGATCGCAGAATACTGGTCTTCAAAGATGGATTTCGAATCGTGCAGCAGGCGGCCGATCAGCGTGCTCTTGCCGTCATCGACTGAACCCGCGGTGATAAAACGTAGTAATTGTGTCGTGTCAGTCATGATTAAAAGTACCCTTCCTTCTTGCGCAACTCCATCGAAGCATCCGATGTCTGATCGTCCATGCGGGTCGCACCCCGTTCGGTGATGCGTGTGGTGGCCGTCTCGGCAATAATTTCCTCGACGTTGCGGGCTGTCGATTCGACTGGCGCCGTACAGGTCACATCCCCTACGGTACGGAAGCGCACCGAGAGCACTTCGACTTTTTCGCCGGGTTTAGGCTGCACCAGATCCGACACCGGAATGACCGAACCGCCACGGCGTATCACTTCGCGCTCGTGCGCGTAATAGATGCTCGGAATATGCAAGTTTTCGCGGCCGATGTACTGCCAGATATCCAGTTCAGTCCAGTTGGAGATCGGGAATACGCGGATATTTTCGCCGGCATGCACGCGCGTATTGTAGATATCCCACAACTCGGGGCGCTGATTCTTGGGATCCCACTGACCGAATTCATCGCGGAACGAAAAAATACGCTCCTTAGCGCGCGCTTTCTCCTCGTCACGGCGTGCGCCGCCCATACAGGCATCGAAACCGAATTCTTCGATCGTCTCCAGTAGCGTAACCGACTGAAACGGATTGCGCGGCAGATCGGGATTCTTGATCACGATCGTACCCTTCGCGATAGAGCCTTCCAGCGAACGCACAATCAGGCGCTCGCCCAGATCAGCTGCCAGCTTGTCACGGGTCGCGATGACTTCCGGAAAGTTATGTTCGGTGTCGATGTGCACCAGCGGAAAGGGAAACTTGGCCGGCCGAAACGCTTTTTCGGCCAGTCGCAGCATCACGATAGAATCCTTGCCGCCGGAAAACAACAACGCAGGATTTTTGCACTCCGCCGCGACTTCGCGCATGATGTGGATGGATTCAGATTCGAGCGCATCCAGATGGGTAAAAATACGATTGCTCATGGTTTCTTTCTATTAAATCAATTTTGATGAATTGAAACTCAAACTACGATAATTTCGAAATCTTGCCTGCATGCAGGCCGCATTCTTTGCCATCTGCACTCTCCCACCACCAACGACCTGAACGAATATCTTCGCCGGGCGTCACGTTACGGGTACAGGGTGCACAGCCGATGCTGGGATAAAACCGATCATGAAGCTTATTGTAAGGCACATCGTGCTGTTTGATATATTCCCAAACTTCGGCATTGGTCCAATCGAGCAACGGATTGAGTTTATGTAAGCCCTGATCCGCATCATACGATGAGACTTCCAAGGTGCCGCGCGTGACGGCCTGATCGCGGCGCATGCCGGTAATCCATGCACGCTTACCCGTCAGCGCGCGCTTCAACGGCTCGACCTTGCGAACAAAGCAGCAGGCTTTGCGCTTCTCCACGCTGTCGTAAAATCCGTTCACGCCATTTTTTGCGACCAGCGTTTCAACCGATGCGGATTCAGGAAAATACACGGTCAAGGGTACGGCATAGCGCTCGCGCACTGCCTGCATCAAATCATACGTTTCCTGCGGCAGCCGTCCGGTATCCAGACTAAACATCGCAATTTCCGGCTGAAACTGAGCAATTAAGTCGGTCAGCACCATATCTTCCGCACCCAGACTGTTGGCAAAGGTAACCGCGCCAAACTCAGCGACAGCCGAGGCCAACAGCGCTTTAACCTGCTCAACTTTCACTTGCAGATCGCTCATGCGACACCTCGCGATACACGTCGAAACAAAGGCTCGTGCTGATCGACGGATGCCTGATAGTTTTCCGAAAAATCGCTCAACGCTTTGAGTGCATCGTTGATATTTTTATCCGGGCGTACCGCAAAAGCGTCAAAACCCACGCGCTGCATGTAATACAACTGGTCGCGCAACACATCACCAATGGCGCGCAATTCGCCCTTGAATCCTAGTCGCTCGCGCAACAAATAAGCGAGGGTGTAACCGCGTCCATCGGCAAATTTCGGAAAATCGACTGCGATCACGGGGAGTGTTGCAACCTCGTCCGGATTCAACAATTCGGGTCGGTCGCAGCTTGCCAGCCAGACGCCCACATCAATGCGGGCTTTCAGTGTTTCGCGCTGCGCCAGCCACACTGCCAACGGCACGATCACAGAACCTGAGGGCACCATCACGCTGTCCGGCGTCTGATCATCCGCAAGGCGTAACACGCACCAGCCGTCCTCAACGATCGTTTTGTTTTTAATGATCATTTTTAAAACCTCGGTGAATAATAGGGCATGTCATACGGCACGCCGACTTTCAGCAACTCATAGTCGATGCCAGCCAGTTCCTTGTCATTTTCAACTTCCGTTGCATACACGTAAGTTTTAAACGGCTCGAATCCGAGACGACGCACGGTGTCAATAAAACGCTCGTCGTCATACCTGTTTTCGACATAAACCGTCAGCAGCCGGGCTAAAACCTCCGGAATTTGTCCGAATGAGAACGAACGTCCGATCACTTTACCGATGGAACTGTCATTGCCCTGCGCGCCGCCGATCGAGACCTGATACCACTCTTCGCCGTCTTTATCTACGCCGAGGATGCCGATATGCCCGATGTGGTGATGCGCACAGGCGTTGACGCAACCGGAGATATTAAGATCAATCTCGCCGATGTCGTGCAAGAAGTCGATATCATCGAAACATTCGGCAATCGCACGTGCTAACGGAATCGAGCGCGCATTCGCCAGCGTGCAGAAATCGCCTCCCGGACAGCAGATGATATCGGTCAGCAAACCGATGTTCGGTGTCGCCAGCCCCAACCCTTTCGCGGACTGCCACAGTTCAAACAGG
Above is a window of Gallionella capsiferriformans ES-2 DNA encoding:
- a CDS encoding DUF934 domain-containing protein codes for the protein MIIKNKTIVEDGWCVLRLADDQTPDSVMVPSGSVIVPLAVWLAQRETLKARIDVGVWLASCDRPELLNPDEVATLPVIAVDFPKFADGRGYTLAYLLRERLGFKGELRAIGDVLRDQLYYMQRVGFDAFAVRPDKNINDALKALSDFSENYQASVDQHEPLFRRVSRGVA
- the cysN gene encoding sulfate adenylyltransferase subunit CysN translates to MTDTTQLLRFITAGSVDDGKSTLIGRLLHDSKSIFEDQYSAISKTSEKRGMAAVDLSLLTDGLQAEREQGITIDVAYRYFATPKRKFIIGDTPGHEQYTRNMVTAASTANLVVILIDARRGVLVQTRRHTYLASLVGIPHIVLAVNKMDMVEYSEARFNEICTEYLAFAAQLGLHNVTCVPLSALVGDMLVDRGENLAWYQGPTLMELLENVEIDHDVNTTDFRYPVQWVCRPQTEEYHDFRGFMGRIEAGSVSVGDEITVLPAGRTSRVKEIVTLDGNLETACAPQSICITLADEIDISRGDMFVKADYLPAVTKEFDAMLCWLSETPLDKNRKYLVKHTTRTAKCLFSSIDYRVDVNTLEQHANPVVNMNDIAHVKLKVQLPLVTDHYKRNRASGSFIVIDEATNNTVAAGMIC
- a CDS encoding phosphoadenylyl-sulfate reductase, encoding MSDLQVKVEQVKALLASAVAEFGAVTFANSLGAEDMVLTDLIAQFQPEIAMFSLDTGRLPQETYDLMQAVRERYAVPLTVYFPESASVETLVAKNGVNGFYDSVEKRKACCFVRKVEPLKRALTGKRAWITGMRRDQAVTRGTLEVSSYDADQGLHKLNPLLDWTNAEVWEYIKQHDVPYNKLHDRFYPSIGCAPCTRNVTPGEDIRSGRWWWESADGKECGLHAGKISKLS
- the cysD gene encoding sulfate adenylyltransferase subunit CysD, whose protein sequence is MSNRIFTHLDALESESIHIMREVAAECKNPALLFSGGKDSIVMLRLAEKAFRPAKFPFPLVHIDTEHNFPEVIATRDKLAADLGERLIVRSLEGSIAKGTIVIKNPDLPRNPFQSVTLLETIEEFGFDACMGGARRDEEKARAKERIFSFRDEFGQWDPKNQRPELWDIYNTRVHAGENIRVFPISNWTELDIWQYIGRENLHIPSIYYAHEREVIRRGGSVIPVSDLVQPKPGEKVEVLSVRFRTVGDVTCTAPVESTARNVEEIIAETATTRITERGATRMDDQTSDASMELRKKEGYF
- a CDS encoding response regulator, producing MKTIFLVDDSVTILLSMSAILSKAGYATEKAASAEEGLAKLKGGLKPDLLITDLNMPGMNGIEFIREVRKLPNHRFMPILFLTTESQQSKRDEAKAAGASGWLVKPVNAEQLIGTIKLVVK